Proteins from one Acropora muricata isolate sample 2 chromosome 9, ASM3666990v1, whole genome shotgun sequence genomic window:
- the LOC136929206 gene encoding ribosome-recycling factor, mitochondrial-like isoform X2, translated as MNLPLVSRFSPIFGMGITRTTYSRLAVARFYASKKGKKAKSSTISIDNDLAVGLVDLAKLKTSMESTVSRLQLDFRDKLSTKVQPNALDKVRLESQNGNEKFTLSQVAQIKMKDGMFIVDMASSPELVSQAAMAIKSWSENFEPTMDGHVISIPIPRITQEYRENLSKTAKATCEQAKQSIRKIRQKGMSDVKKNKKGRSDDDVRLVEKMIQQITDQYCGDTDVLLAEKTKELLRK; from the exons ATGAATTTACCGCTTGTTTCGCGATTCTCACCTATTTTTGGAATGGGCATTACTCGTACAACATATTCAAGGCTTGCTGTTGCTCGATTTTACGCATCGAAGAAAG GCAAAAAAGCCAAATCCTCaacaatatcaattgacaatgacTTGGCAGTTGGCTTAGTAGATCTAGCAAAATTAAAAACTAGCATGGAATCCACAGTGAGTAGGCTTCAGCTCGACTTCAGGGACAAATTATCAACGAAAGTTCAACCAA ATGCATTAGACAAAGTAAGACTGGAGTCTcaaaatggaaatgaaaagtTCACTCTAAGCCAAGTTGCTCAGATTAAAATGAAAGATGGCATGTTTATAGTGGATATGGCAAGTTCACCAGAG TTGGTGAGTCAAGCTGCTATGGCAATAAAATCATGGAGTGAAAATTTTGAACCAACAATGGATGGTCATGTGATTTCGATACCCATTCCAAG GATCACTCAGGAATACCGTGAAAATCTCTCAAAGACAGCCAAGGCCACTTGTGAACAAGCAAAACAGAGCATACGAAAAATCCGTCAAAAAGGAATGAGTGATGtgaaaaagaacaagaaaggAAGATCGGATGATGATGTCAGATTAGTGGAAAAAATG ATTCAACAGATTACAGATCAATACTGTGGAGACACGGACGTGCTTTTGGCGGAAAAGACCAAAGAACTTCTAAGAAAATGA
- the LOC136929207 gene encoding uncharacterized protein: MDQLPKLLLLCSLFRLNEPFHVQIGLTIVKKAFKVVQTARVGEFGTIRDRDETGHRTGLGTLAKKFVSQREKTVNAIGEMAKSYNKMVQKNQIGGNLAAHEEGNKNAAEKSDRETAAALSAAREQYKRFRVKKNKADGNWHIGDTRTQQEIDNTMNANKKGRMRAGGSDEF; encoded by the exons ATGGATCAACTACCGAAACTGTTGTTGCTATGCTCCTTGTTCAGATTAAACGAGCCATTTCACGTGCAAATTGGTTTAACTAT AGTGAAAAAGGCTTTCAAAGTTGTACAGACCGCGCGAGTTGGAGAATTTGGAACTATCAGAGACAGAGATGAAACCGGTCACAGAACAG GTCTTGGGACACTTGCAAAAAAGTTTGTTTCACAGCGTGAAAAGACGGTGAACGCCATAGGGGAAATGGCTAAGAGCTACAATAAGATGGTTCAGAAGAACCAAATAGGCGGAAACTTAGCTGCACACGAGGAAGGTAATAAAAACGCTGCAGAAAAATCTGACAGGGAAACTGCTGCGGCATTAAGCGCTGCCAGAGAGCAATACAAGCGGTTCCGTGTGAAGAAGAATAAGGCCGATGGCAATTGGCACATTGGGGACACGAGGACTCAGCAGGAGATCGATAACACAATGAATGCAAATAAGAAAGGACGCATGAGGGCCGGTGGCTCCGATGAATTCTAA
- the LOC136929206 gene encoding ribosome-recycling factor, mitochondrial-like isoform X1, whose product MNLPLVSRFSPIFGMGITRTTYSRLAVARFYASKKGKKAKSSTISIDNDLAVGLVDLAKLKTSMESTVSRLQLDFRDKLSTKVQPNALDKVRLESQNGNEKFTLSQVAQIKMKDGMFIVDMASSPELVSQAAMAIKSWSENFEPTMDGHVISIPIPRITQEYRENLSKTAKATCEQAKQSIRKIRQKGMSDVKKNKKGRSDDDVRLVEKMIQQITDQYCGDTDVLLAEKTKELLRK is encoded by the exons ATGAATTTACCGCTTGTTTCGCGATTCTCACCTATTTTTGGAATGGGCATTACTCGTACAACATATTCAAGGCTTGCTGTTGCTCGATTTTACGCATCGAAGAAAG GCAAAAAAGCCAAATCCTCaacaatatcaattgacaatgacTTGGCAGTTGGCTTAGTAGATCTAGCAAAATTAAAAACTAGCATGGAATCCACAGTGAGTAGGCTTCAGCTCGACTTCAGGGACAAATTATCAACGAAAGTTCAACCAA ATGCATTAGACAAAGTAAGACTGGAGTCTcaaaatggaaatgaaaagtTCACTCTAAGCCAAGTTGCTCAGATTAAAATGAAAGATGGCATGTTTATAGTGGATATGGCAAGTTCACCAGAG TTGGTGAGTCAAGCTGCTATGGCAATAAAATCATGGAGTGAAAATTTTGAACCAACAATGGATGGTCATGTGATTTCGATACCCATTCCAAG GATCACTCAGGAATACCGTGAAAATCTCTCAAAGACAGCCAAGGCCACTTGTGAACAAGCAAAACAGAGCATACGAAAAATCCGTCAAAAAGGAATGAGTGATGtgaaaaagaacaagaaaggAAGATCGGATGATGATGTCAGATTAGTGGAAAAAATG ATTCAACAGATTACAGATCAATACTGTGGAGACACTGACGTACTTTTGGCGGAAAAGACCAAAGAACTTCTTAGAAAATGA